Proteins encoded within one genomic window of Bermanella sp. WJH001:
- a CDS encoding fused MFS/spermidine synthase yields the protein MLKSIHKTIDEYGTIEVLDDGAKRYLTFGNEHEQSCQIKAQPHIPQHEYSRAIMLSLLFCDAKSICVMGLGGGTLVYSFLNACDEIKIKAVELRADVVRVAHRYFALPKHDERLTVVHSDGLSHIQSNDDNYDLLVADMYHHHGIDETQMQRDFLKSCAKRVTKDGWFVLNYWLDHDLNTEILQQLNHDFECLYMCNSGGGNLIIYAGKSLPNADFLLPKNTKTLAKKLGFSLSYYIKRLKHITAI from the coding sequence ATGCTAAAATCCATTCATAAAACCATTGATGAATATGGCACCATTGAAGTCCTAGATGACGGAGCCAAACGCTACCTTACATTTGGCAATGAACACGAACAAAGTTGCCAAATAAAAGCACAACCTCATATCCCGCAACATGAATATAGCCGTGCAATTATGCTCAGCCTGCTCTTTTGTGACGCTAAATCCATCTGTGTCATGGGATTAGGAGGTGGCACCCTTGTTTATTCATTCTTAAACGCATGTGACGAAATAAAAATAAAAGCCGTGGAGCTTCGCGCCGATGTGGTAAGGGTTGCTCATCGCTACTTTGCCCTACCCAAACACGACGAGCGACTCACCGTGGTTCACAGTGACGGGTTAAGCCATATTCAAAGCAATGACGATAATTACGATTTATTGGTCGCCGACATGTACCATCATCACGGTATTGATGAAACTCAAATGCAGCGAGATTTCTTAAAAAGCTGTGCAAAGCGCGTTACAAAAGACGGATGGTTTGTGCTTAATTATTGGTTAGATCATGATTTAAACACAGAGATTTTGCAGCAATTAAACCATGACTTTGAATGCCTTTATATGTGCAACAGTGGCGGCGGAAATTTAATCATTTATGCCGGTAAATCATTACCCAATGCAGACTTTTTGTTACCCAAAAACACAAAAACCCTAGCAAAAAAACTAGGGTTTTCGTTAAGTTATTACATTAAGCGCTTAAAACACATTACCGCCATTTAG
- a CDS encoding (2Fe-2S)-binding protein — protein MYVCLCKGITERQVQQAIDNGADYKALREELGVAGDCGQCGNTCKEMVKASQTCAFYDALIPQVA, from the coding sequence ATGTACGTGTGCCTTTGCAAAGGAATTACAGAGCGCCAAGTTCAGCAAGCCATCGATAATGGCGCTGATTATAAAGCGTTACGCGAAGAACTGGGTGTTGCCGGTGATTGTGGTCAATGTGGCAATACCTGCAAAGAAATGGTGAAAGCGAGCCAGACATGCGCCTTCTACGATGCTCTGATCCCACAAGTGGCCTAG
- a CDS encoding PepSY domain-containing protein, which translates to MKRAQLMKLHLILAAILLPAITMYAITGGFYTWGVKGGYDTQTFKLPIATPLQGDLASLITFTQQELDKQQHPYPSGAAKLKSTEHSHVLEWTGSETDISLTTTKGSQLVQLDVKETGAYRQLVQLHKAKGGTVFKLYGAFMALGLLVIMISGVLMGLGMPKYRRTTLLSLGAGILVLVGAINLS; encoded by the coding sequence ATGAAGCGCGCTCAACTTATGAAATTGCATTTAATTCTGGCCGCCATTTTACTGCCTGCCATTACCATGTATGCCATCACAGGTGGTTTTTATACATGGGGGGTAAAAGGGGGTTATGACACACAAACATTCAAACTACCCATTGCAACACCTTTGCAGGGCGACCTAGCCAGCCTAATCACGTTTACTCAGCAAGAACTGGACAAACAACAACACCCTTATCCCAGTGGTGCCGCTAAGCTCAAATCCACCGAGCATAGCCATGTGCTCGAATGGACCGGCAGCGAAACAGACATCAGCCTAACCACCACCAAAGGCAGTCAACTTGTCCAATTAGACGTTAAAGAAACCGGTGCCTACCGACAATTAGTTCAATTACATAAGGCCAAGGGAGGCACGGTATTTAAGCTTTATGGTGCGTTTATGGCACTAGGTCTTCTGGTGATTATGATCAGTGGCGTATTAATGGGTCTTGGCATGCCTAAATACCGCCGTACAACCCTATTGTCCTTAGGTGCAGGTATCCTGGTTTTAGTGGGTGCAATTAACCTTAGTTAG